DNA from Thermofilaceae archaeon:
AGCCGGTTCGAGGGTAAGCCGCAGCAGATGAAGCTTCCAACAGCTCCGGAGAAGCCGATAGTCGTGCTGAGCGGGGTCGACCGGCCGCAACCCAGGCTCGACAGGATGGCGGGCAGCGTGCCGGGGATGAGCGTCGCGGTCGGCAGAGTGAGGAGGGGGGTGAACAGCAGGAGCCTCATGTTCCTCGCCCTCGGCCACAACCT
Protein-coding regions in this window:
- a CDS encoding Asd/ArgC dimerization domain-containing protein → IEVAATCTRVPVLDGHLESVYVETEREVSVDEAVELLSRFEGKPQQMKLPTAPEKPIVVLSGVDRPQPRLDRMAGSVPGMSVAVGRVRRGVNSRSLMFLALGHNLVRGAAGSAVLLAELLAAEGYV